The following are from one region of the Simiduia agarivorans SA1 = DSM 21679 genome:
- a CDS encoding chemotaxis protein CheW, protein MSDAQAQKSNAFQALLELAGRSKHFARGLPAQVAIKPHWSGIGFSLMGRRFVAPMDEISEMLEVPPYTRLPGVQPWVRGVANVRGRLLPLFDLAAFFGSKIASQRKQRRVLILDRDDIYSGLIVDQVYGMQHFPVDTFSDDKVDLPEALSPFVQGAYRQGENQWNVFSPAHLAVEPRFINAAES, encoded by the coding sequence ATGTCTGACGCCCAGGCGCAAAAATCCAATGCATTTCAGGCGCTGCTTGAGCTGGCCGGTCGGAGTAAGCACTTCGCCCGCGGTCTGCCCGCACAGGTTGCGATCAAGCCGCATTGGAGTGGAATTGGTTTTTCTCTCATGGGGCGCCGGTTTGTGGCGCCCATGGACGAAATCAGTGAAATGCTCGAAGTGCCGCCCTATACCCGTCTGCCCGGTGTACAGCCGTGGGTGAGAGGGGTGGCCAACGTGCGGGGCCGGTTGCTGCCATTGTTTGATCTGGCGGCATTTTTTGGTTCCAAAATTGCCAGCCAGCGCAAGCAGCGGCGGGTACTGATTCTCGACCGAGATGACATCTACTCCGGCCTGATCGTGGATCAGGTGTACGGAATGCAACACTTTCCCGTGGATACATTCAGCGACGACAAGGTCGATCTGCCCGAGGCACTGAGCCCCTTTGTTCAGGGTGCTTACCGTCAGGGCGAGAACCAATGGAATGTATTCAGTCCGGCGCACTTGGCGGTCGAGCCGCGTTTTATTAACGCAGCAGAAAGCTGA